AGGTACCTTTATATAAAtggtgttctttttttttttttttgctctgttgttctttttgttactactaatgttcttttgttttggTCAACAGAAGTCAAATGCCGAAGGAAGAATTTCCTAAGCTTATAAAAAAGGTGAAGAAGGAATTGGATGATGCACACATGAAGAAGAACCTGTTTCCTGCAGAGAAAGTTCAAGAAGAAAAATTTTCCCCAATTTCTAAGAAGGGGAGAAGAGTTACTTTGACAAAGACCACCACAACTAAGGTAAACTTCAAATTTCCctctttgtgtttttttttttacctcaAATGTTATAAGAGGGATAAGTATTGTGTTTTGTATATagaaatgttcttttttttttctatctgTTGTACTTTACACCCacatttatgttcttttttcatTCAGAGAGGtggccaaaaaaaaaacagatagtAGTTTACTCTGATTATGAAGACGAGGAAGGTGAAGAAGAAGGTGAAGAGGAAggtgaagaagaagaggaaagTGCACCTGTAATGAAGAAGGGAAAAGGAGTATCCGAGAAGGTCAAAGAATATCTCtagttatttgttctttttcatCCTTATTGTGTTCTTTTCCACCCtgtctaatgttcttttctctatggctatttttctttttcatccTTTTATTGTTCTTTTGCACCCTgactaatgttcttttctgttgTTTTCTTTTGCACCCTGCTGATGTTCTTTTCCATCCTTTCAGGGAGGTACAAAAGGTAAACAAATTGTTGTTGCTGATGAGATCATGGAGGATGTGGATGACGAGGAAGAAAATGCTTTGGTTGTTGCCAAACCAAAGGCTCAAGAAAAGAAACTGAATCTAAGGCAAACTCCGCAACTGATGATGCGATTCTTGAATGGAATTGCATCTAATTCTAATGCTGATGTAAGAAAACCACAAGCCATCATGGAGTTAGGATTTGGATCTCTTCTGCAACTTGACATCCCACAAAACGAAAATCCATTCCCATACGAGCTGGTTAAGAATTTCAACTCGTCCGACCAGACCTTACATCTAGGAAAATCTTCTCTTGATATTACCATAGAGGATGTATACCTGGTGTACGGTATACCTATTGGAGGAGCTCTGGTGGTTGAATGGACCGATGAACATGATCCACAAGTCTTGAGGGTTTTTGCTGAATTTTGGGCGTAATGGTAAGTGAGGTCCGGATGCCCAAAATTGTAAACAATAATTGAAAAACTGATCAAAGACGAGACTCCAGTTGATGATAACTGGAAAAGATCTTTCCTAGTGGTTGCAGTTAACACCTGCATTAAATCCACTACTAATATATCGTTATACATCAAAATTCTTTTGTTCCtcgttaatgttcttttgtttgcgtTTGATGTTCTTTTGTGGctcattaatatttttattgttcttttatttgttAGTTGAATTTCATGTTCTTTCTTTATCTGTCACTGTTCTTTTATCTATGTATGGTGTTCTTTTCATTTCCATTAATGTCCCATTGTTGTACTTTCCTTTATTTGGATTTTAGTTGTGTTCTTTTCTATTGTATTCAATGTTCTTTTCCTCGTCTTTCAttgttcttttctctctctttaatgTTCCTTTCTCTTCTATTAAATGTTCTATTTTCttattatattaaaaaacataattaatgttcttttcttttataattTTCTGTTTCAAAAGCCAAACTTCAGATTCCTAGCAAGCACTGTTGACTTGGAGCAAGTGAGGAATTTGAATTGGTGCCAGTATGCCTACACCATCCTTCTTGGGACAGCTCAGTACTGGAATGTGGAACGTAGCAGATGGTTTGCTGGTCCACTACCATTTCTAATGgtaaatttcaatcattaagcTAGCATTTCCCTTTTTTGTATATTACTTTCATCTAACTAACAAAAAATTATGTTGTTTTTGTCAAATTAGG
This Spinacia oleracea cultivar Varoflay chromosome 6, BTI_SOV_V1, whole genome shotgun sequence DNA region includes the following protein-coding sequences:
- the LOC110802109 gene encoding uncharacterized protein; this encodes MEDPEKQKEPEEDEDEVKVPKEQDEPERKHEAEETNTETVVVLQNEMKQNLKFIVRRKKNGQEVAEEPQKPKGKSKKTIPNRKRTRSQMPKEEFPKLIKKVKKELDDAHMKKNLFPAEKVQEEKFSPISKKGRRVTLTKTTTTKIVVYSDYEDEEGEEEGEEEGEEEEESAPVMKKGKGVSEKGGTKGKQIVVADEIMEDVDDEEENALVVAKPKAQEKKLNLRQTPQLMMRFLNGIASNSNADVRKPQAIMELGFGSLLQLDIPQNENPFPYELVKNFNSSDQTLHLGKSSLDITIEDVYLVYGIPIGGALVVEWTDEHDPQVLRVFAEFWA